In the genome of Bradyrhizobium sp. CIAT3101, one region contains:
- a CDS encoding L,D-transpeptidase: MKDLMTTAQSRKAMRRWGAPGIVMFAAAVALAAPSQAVAAKQPRQIAEAVAQREAGEPIMAIVSIKSQQVTFYDAEGWILRAPVSTGTTGRETPAGVFAVVEKDKDHHSSMYDDAWMPNMQRITWNGIALHGGPLPGYAASHGCVRMPFNFAEGLFEKTNIGMRVIISPMDAAPVDFSHPSLFVPSKEAIAAAPARADKLSAQAEEVIQAADEAKKAATAAAKDAQSLPASLRKLEQQKARADAENAYADKLVANAKTDQAKAKADELKQKAAAKATDAATQLDAAKAAAQPKRDAVAATKDAAKAAAAKKAEAVKAATDAKLAMEPVSVYISRSTQKLYVRRNTHKPAPDGGGEVFDTSIEVPVTIRNPDQPLGTHIFTAMAKNDAGLRWSVVTIDEGDSAKDALDRITIPQEVWDRIGPTALPRSSIIISDEPLSAETNYRTEFVAVLSNHPQGGFITRKPTAPPVEMASDDGWGNGGAFGGNGFFFFGQRDPNPQPVNPRRRAGQYQYYQPAQPMQRSLW, translated from the coding sequence ATGAAAGACCTGATGACGACGGCGCAATCCAGGAAAGCGATGCGGCGTTGGGGGGCTCCCGGAATCGTGATGTTCGCGGCGGCGGTCGCGCTGGCTGCCCCGAGCCAGGCCGTTGCTGCCAAGCAGCCGCGCCAGATCGCCGAGGCGGTGGCGCAGCGCGAGGCCGGCGAGCCGATCATGGCGATCGTGTCGATCAAGAGCCAGCAGGTCACGTTCTACGATGCCGAGGGCTGGATCCTCCGCGCGCCGGTCTCGACCGGCACGACCGGACGCGAAACGCCCGCCGGCGTCTTCGCCGTCGTCGAGAAGGACAAGGACCACCACTCCTCGATGTATGACGACGCCTGGATGCCGAACATGCAGCGCATCACCTGGAACGGCATCGCGCTGCATGGCGGGCCGCTGCCCGGCTATGCCGCCTCGCACGGCTGCGTGCGCATGCCCTTCAACTTCGCCGAGGGCCTGTTCGAGAAGACCAATATCGGCATGCGGGTGATCATCTCGCCGATGGATGCGGCTCCGGTCGATTTCTCGCATCCCTCGCTGTTCGTGCCGAGCAAGGAAGCCATTGCGGCGGCGCCCGCGCGTGCCGACAAGCTCTCCGCGCAGGCGGAGGAAGTCATCCAGGCCGCCGACGAGGCGAAGAAGGCCGCGACGGCAGCAGCGAAGGACGCGCAATCGCTTCCGGCGTCGCTGCGCAAGCTCGAGCAGCAGAAGGCCCGCGCCGATGCCGAGAACGCCTATGCCGACAAGCTCGTCGCGAACGCCAAGACCGACCAGGCCAAGGCGAAGGCCGACGAGCTGAAGCAGAAGGCCGCGGCAAAGGCGACGGATGCCGCGACCCAGCTGGACGCCGCCAAGGCTGCGGCGCAGCCGAAGCGCGATGCGGTTGCCGCGACAAAGGACGCCGCCAAGGCGGCCGCGGCCAAGAAGGCCGAAGCCGTGAAGGCCGCGACCGATGCCAAGCTCGCGATGGAGCCGGTCTCGGTCTACATCAGCCGCTCGACACAGAAGCTCTATGTCCGGCGTAACACCCACAAGCCGGCGCCTGATGGCGGCGGCGAGGTGTTCGACACCAGCATCGAGGTTCCCGTCACCATCCGCAATCCCGACCAGCCGCTCGGCACGCACATCTTCACCGCTATGGCGAAGAACGACGCCGGCCTGCGCTGGAGCGTCGTCACCATCGACGAAGGCGACAGCGCGAAGGACGCGCTCGACCGCATCACGATCCCGCAGGAGGTGTGGGATCGCATCGGGCCGACCGCATTGCCGCGCTCGTCGATCATCATCTCGGACGAGCCGCTGAGCGCCGAGACCAACTACCGCACCGAGTTCGTCGCGGTGTTAAGCAACCATCCACAAGGCGGCTTCATCACCCGCAAGCCGACCGCGCCGCCGGTGGAAATGGCGAGCGACGATGGCTGGGGCAATGGCGGCGCATTTGGCGGCAATGGCTTCTTCTTCTTCGGGCAGCGCGATCCGAATCCGCAGCCCGTCAATCCGCGCCGCCGCGCCGGCCAGTACCAGTACTATCAACCGGCGCAGCCGATGCAGCGGAGCCTTTGGTAG
- a CDS encoding VOC family protein: MSRIFGAVRQNGYVVRDIQAAMTHWIEVMGVGPWYYMDRVKTDWFRHRGQDSSVEMSIALANSGDLQIELIQQRNDAPSLYKEFLDAGHEGLQHMSYWSHDYQALYDKAVGLGYRIGHEGQIGGDRGRFAYFDTQAHPGTIIEISDISGTKGPFFEKVRQAAMNWDGTRPIREVGGAKS, translated from the coding sequence ATGAGCCGCATCTTCGGCGCAGTGCGCCAGAACGGATATGTGGTGCGGGACATCCAGGCCGCGATGACGCACTGGATCGAGGTGATGGGCGTCGGTCCTTGGTACTACATGGACCGCGTCAAGACCGACTGGTTCCGCCATCGTGGCCAGGATTCATCCGTCGAGATGAGCATCGCGCTGGCGAACTCCGGCGATCTCCAGATCGAGCTGATCCAGCAACGCAACGATGCGCCCTCACTCTACAAGGAGTTCCTGGATGCCGGCCATGAAGGCCTGCAGCACATGTCCTACTGGAGCCACGACTACCAGGCGCTCTACGACAAGGCGGTGGGGCTTGGCTACAGGATCGGCCATGAAGGCCAGATCGGCGGCGACAGAGGACGCTTCGCCTATTTCGATACGCAAGCCCATCCGGGAACGATCATCGAGATCTCCGACATCAGCGGCACGAAGGGACCTTTCTTTGAGAAGGTTCGGCAAGCCGCGATGAACTGGGACGGCACGCGGCCGATCCGCGAGGTTGGCGGGGCGAAGTCGTAG
- a CDS encoding ABC transporter substrate-binding protein produces MARFARLRLAAACVLLLAASTASAQTAKYDPGADDKTIKIGTTAPLSGPVSAFAQIAKSAEAYFRKVNDDGGINGRRIQMIIADDAYSPPKTVEQTRKLVESDEVLLIFGGVGTPTNSAVHKYLNDRKVPQLFLGSGAAKWDDPKNFPWTVGWQPTYRDEAIAYAKYIKASHANAKIGVLYQNDDLGKDYLKALEEGLGGGEAIVARAAYETSAPTVDTQILQLKTAGADVVLVAATPKFAAQAIRKIGEIGWKPTTIVSNVSASISGVLEPAGKDNSTGVISSQYLKDATDPANKDDAGYKEWAAFMDKYLPDANKNDWLNVYGYTIAQTLVTVLKAAGNDPTRANVMKQATSLKDVHLPMLINGTAVNNAPDHYTPMTSLQLIRFDGTRWVPFGDLLKN; encoded by the coding sequence ATGGCGCGCTTTGCCCGCCTTCGCCTTGCCGCGGCCTGCGTTCTGCTGCTCGCAGCCAGCACCGCCTCTGCCCAAACCGCAAAATACGATCCCGGCGCCGACGACAAGACGATCAAGATCGGCACCACGGCGCCGCTGAGCGGCCCGGTCTCCGCCTTCGCGCAAATCGCGAAGTCGGCGGAAGCGTATTTCCGCAAGGTCAACGACGATGGCGGCATCAACGGACGGCGCATCCAGATGATCATCGCCGATGATGCCTACAGCCCGCCGAAGACGGTGGAGCAGACGCGGAAGCTGGTCGAGAGCGACGAAGTGCTGCTGATCTTCGGCGGCGTCGGCACGCCGACCAACAGCGCCGTGCACAAATATCTCAACGACCGCAAGGTGCCGCAGCTCTTCCTCGGCTCGGGCGCGGCGAAGTGGGACGATCCCAAGAACTTCCCGTGGACCGTCGGCTGGCAGCCGACTTATCGCGACGAGGCGATCGCCTACGCCAAATACATCAAGGCGAGCCACGCCAATGCGAAGATCGGCGTGCTCTACCAGAACGACGATCTCGGCAAGGACTATCTGAAGGCGCTCGAGGAAGGGCTCGGCGGCGGCGAGGCGATCGTCGCGCGCGCGGCCTATGAGACTTCGGCACCGACGGTCGATACCCAGATCCTGCAATTGAAGACTGCCGGCGCTGACGTCGTACTGGTCGCGGCCACGCCGAAATTCGCGGCGCAGGCAATCCGAAAGATCGGCGAGATCGGCTGGAAGCCCACGACCATCGTCTCCAACGTCTCGGCCTCGATCAGCGGCGTGCTGGAGCCGGCCGGCAAGGACAATTCCACCGGCGTCATCTCCAGTCAGTATCTGAAGGACGCGACCGATCCGGCCAACAAGGATGATGCCGGCTACAAGGAATGGGCCGCCTTCATGGACAAGTATCTGCCTGACGCCAACAAGAACGACTGGCTCAACGTCTATGGCTACACCATCGCACAGACGCTGGTGACGGTGCTGAAGGCGGCCGGCAACGACCCCACCCGCGCCAATGTGATGAAGCAGGCGACAAGCCTGAAGGACGTGCATCTGCCGATGTTGATCAACGGCACCGCCGTGAACAACGCGCCCGACCACTACACGCCGATGACGAGCCTCCAGCTCATCCGCTTCGACGGTACGCGCTGGGTGCCGTTCGGCGACCTCCTGAAGAACTAA
- a CDS encoding tripartite tricarboxylate transporter substrate binding protein — protein sequence MMLRTVTLSFLALLSATLPTRAEDPAAYPTHKIRMLLPYAAGGGGDVIGRLLADKMGKTLGQSIYIENHTGAAGTLGTQMVATSPNDGYTVTVGGMTTHVLAPAIYPKLPYDSIKDFTTIGRIGVSAIMLVATRDFAANNIKELVALAKKGEPIQYGSWGIGSTGQFCAEILMQQTGIKMEHVPFNGIAKLAGDLLGGHISLATLDMATATPLVKDGSIKALAACGERSPSLPDVATYGEQGVPFDRSLSWAMYAPAGLAPPITQKLSAALKDALGDAAVKEKLLGLGITPQFVPGDEQRDINARDIAAWKQVAKDAGIEVK from the coding sequence ATGATGCTGCGCACCGTCACGCTCTCGTTTCTCGCATTGCTGTCGGCTACGCTGCCGACGCGGGCCGAGGATCCTGCCGCCTATCCGACGCACAAGATCCGCATGCTGCTGCCTTACGCGGCTGGCGGCGGCGGCGACGTGATCGGCCGGCTGCTCGCCGACAAGATGGGCAAGACGCTCGGACAGAGCATCTATATCGAGAACCACACCGGTGCGGCCGGTACGCTCGGCACGCAGATGGTCGCGACTTCGCCCAATGACGGCTACACCGTCACCGTCGGCGGCATGACCACGCATGTGCTGGCGCCCGCGATCTATCCAAAGCTGCCCTACGATTCGATCAAGGATTTTACCACCATCGGCCGTATCGGCGTCTCCGCGATCATGCTGGTGGCGACCAGGGATTTTGCCGCCAATAACATCAAGGAGCTGGTTGCGCTCGCCAAGAAGGGCGAGCCGATCCAGTACGGAAGCTGGGGCATCGGCTCGACCGGGCAATTCTGCGCGGAAATTTTGATGCAGCAGACCGGCATCAAGATGGAGCACGTGCCGTTCAACGGCATCGCCAAGCTCGCCGGCGACCTGCTGGGCGGCCACATCTCGCTCGCGACGCTCGACATGGCGACCGCGACGCCGCTGGTGAAGGACGGCTCGATCAAGGCACTGGCCGCCTGCGGCGAGCGCTCACCGAGCCTGCCTGACGTTGCGACCTACGGAGAACAGGGCGTGCCGTTCGACCGCAGCCTGTCCTGGGCGATGTATGCGCCGGCGGGCCTCGCGCCGCCGATCACGCAAAAGCTGTCGGCGGCGCTGAAGGACGCGCTCGGCGATGCCGCGGTGAAGGAGAAGCTGCTGGGCCTCGGCATCACGCCGCAATTCGTCCCCGGCGACGAGCAGCGCGACATCAATGCGCGCGATATCGCGGCCTGGAAGCAGGTTGCCAAGGACGCGGGCATTGAGGTCAAGTGA
- a CDS encoding class I SAM-dependent methyltransferase yields the protein MSSTDKVFAGSVPKLYDEYLVPLIFSIYADDLAKRVAALSPSDLLEIAAGTGAVTRAVAALLPAGVRYVATDLNEPMLAVAKQRQGDDPRMTWRQADALTLPFDNAAFDVVCCQFGAMFFPDRSKGYAETKRVLKPNGTYLFSVWDRIEDNVFADDATITLGKMFPDNPPLFMARTPHGYHDKAVIKADLERAGFKDISIETRTAMSRAPSAEYVAIAYCQGTPLRGEIEARDASKLEAATDAVAEAIRKRHGSGPVEAKIQALVITARP from the coding sequence ATGTCCAGCACTGACAAGGTTTTCGCCGGCTCGGTTCCAAAACTCTACGACGAATATCTGGTCCCGCTGATCTTCTCGATCTATGCCGACGACCTTGCCAAGCGCGTCGCTGCGCTGTCGCCCTCGGACCTGCTCGAGATCGCCGCCGGCACCGGCGCCGTGACGCGGGCCGTGGCGGCGCTGCTGCCCGCCGGTGTCCGCTATGTCGCGACCGACCTCAACGAGCCCATGCTCGCGGTCGCGAAGCAGCGTCAGGGCGATGACCCGCGCATGACCTGGCGTCAGGCCGATGCGCTGACGCTGCCCTTCGACAACGCTGCGTTCGACGTCGTCTGCTGCCAGTTCGGCGCCATGTTCTTCCCGGATCGCAGCAAGGGATATGCGGAAACGAAGCGGGTGTTGAAGCCGAACGGCACGTATTTGTTCAGTGTCTGGGATCGTATCGAAGACAATGTGTTCGCCGACGACGCGACGATCACGCTCGGCAAGATGTTTCCTGACAATCCGCCGCTGTTCATGGCGCGGACGCCGCACGGCTATCACGACAAGGCCGTCATCAAGGCCGATCTCGAACGCGCGGGCTTCAAGGACATATCGATCGAAACGCGGACGGCGATGAGCCGCGCGCCCTCCGCGGAATACGTGGCGATCGCGTATTGCCAGGGCACGCCGCTGCGCGGCGAGATCGAGGCCAGGGATGCGAGCAAGCTCGAGGCCGCGACCGATGCCGTTGCCGAGGCGATCCGGAAGCGTCATGGATCCGGGCCGGTCGAGGCGAAGATTCAGGCTCTGGTGATCACGGCAAGGCCGTAG
- a CDS encoding carboxymuconolactone decarboxylase family protein, with amino-acid sequence MARLPLIDPDTTSGDIRASFDRMPVKLNIFRMMAHAEANMIPAMRLGNSILHKQKLSAVNRELLILQAAQLEGGAYEWRQHVPIALGVGCTQGQVDAVERCDYDSVALSEAERALLKFGREVVENVRVPEAIFAAARKHFSDQEIVESIVALGFYMMMARVTEATETDLDPAAGMKVYDGGKK; translated from the coding sequence GTGGCAAGGCTGCCCCTGATTGATCCGGACACGACGAGCGGCGACATCCGCGCTTCGTTCGACCGCATGCCGGTCAAGCTCAACATCTTTCGCATGATGGCCCATGCCGAGGCCAACATGATCCCGGCGATGCGGCTCGGCAATTCGATCCTGCACAAGCAGAAGCTCTCGGCGGTCAACCGCGAGCTCTTGATCCTCCAGGCCGCGCAGCTCGAGGGCGGCGCCTATGAATGGCGCCAGCACGTGCCGATCGCGCTCGGGGTCGGCTGCACGCAAGGCCAGGTCGATGCGGTGGAGCGTTGCGACTATGACTCGGTCGCACTGAGCGAAGCGGAGCGCGCATTGCTGAAGTTCGGCCGCGAGGTGGTCGAGAACGTCCGTGTTCCCGAGGCGATCTTCGCTGCCGCGCGAAAACATTTCAGCGACCAGGAAATCGTCGAGTCCATCGTCGCGCTTGGCTTTTACATGATGATGGCGCGCGTCACCGAAGCCACCGAAACCGATCTCGATCCCGCGGCCGGCATGAAGGTCTATGACGGCGGCAAGAAGTAG
- the pstS gene encoding phosphate ABC transporter substrate-binding protein PstS, with product MMKHLSLPIVLTALVISTQSFAAETTGAGSTFVSPVMAKWIDAYKAKTGNTVTYQAVGSSIGIGLIKKATVDFGATDMPLDPKELEKLGMIQFPIVIGGVVPVVNIDGVKPGQMHFSGEVLASIYLGKIRTWNDPAIRTINPDVRLPNAPITVVHRIDGSGTTFNWSNYLSKVSPQWKAAVGEGTAVEWPVGLGGRGNDGVASLVGLVPGAIGYLEYAYALQRLDKISFGVVQNSAGNFVVPDAASFQAAASSADWTADRDFHIVLTNAPGEDAYPITATTFVVMPKQPKSPERSAAAIDFVRWSLENGKTQAETLNYVSLPQALVEQVEMYWQQSFGPATVTASAGSKR from the coding sequence ATGATGAAACATCTCAGTCTCCCCATCGTCCTCACCGCGCTGGTCATCTCGACGCAGAGCTTCGCTGCCGAGACCACGGGCGCCGGCTCAACCTTCGTTTCGCCCGTGATGGCGAAATGGATCGACGCCTACAAGGCGAAGACCGGCAACACCGTGACGTATCAGGCAGTGGGGTCGAGCATCGGCATCGGCTTGATCAAGAAAGCCACCGTCGATTTCGGCGCCACCGACATGCCGCTTGATCCCAAAGAGCTCGAGAAGCTCGGCATGATCCAGTTTCCGATTGTGATCGGCGGCGTCGTTCCGGTCGTCAACATCGACGGCGTGAAGCCCGGCCAGATGCATTTTTCGGGCGAGGTGCTCGCGAGCATCTATCTCGGCAAGATCAGGACGTGGAACGATCCGGCCATTCGCACCATCAACCCCGACGTGAGGTTGCCGAACGCGCCGATCACCGTCGTGCATCGCATCGACGGCTCCGGCACGACCTTCAACTGGTCGAACTATCTCTCCAAGGTCAGTCCGCAATGGAAGGCCGCCGTCGGCGAAGGCACTGCGGTCGAGTGGCCTGTCGGTCTCGGCGGACGCGGCAATGACGGTGTCGCCTCGCTCGTCGGCCTCGTACCCGGCGCGATCGGCTACCTCGAATATGCCTACGCGCTGCAACGGCTCGACAAGATCTCATTCGGCGTGGTGCAGAACAGCGCCGGCAATTTCGTCGTCCCTGACGCCGCGTCGTTCCAGGCGGCGGCGTCGAGCGCGGACTGGACGGCGGACAGGGATTTCCATATCGTTCTCACCAACGCGCCGGGCGAGGATGCCTATCCGATCACGGCCACGACGTTCGTGGTGATGCCGAAGCAGCCGAAGTCGCCGGAACGATCGGCTGCCGCCATCGACTTCGTGCGCTGGTCATTGGAGAACGGGAAGACGCAGGCCGAAACGCTCAACTACGTTTCGTTGCCGCAGGCCCTGGTCGAGCAGGTCGAAATGTACTGGCAGCAGAGCTTTGGACCGGCGACTGTGACTGCGTCGGCCGGCAGCAAGCGGTAA
- a CDS encoding TetR/AcrR family transcriptional regulator, with translation MALTTSSAAEAAAPTTRERILTEALNLFAQSGYGGASMRELARRVGIRESSLYNHFAGKAAILEAIVSEHGPASSASRLEEPRYKQLARQPAAFCRQFALDLVEQWSDPREHQFQKVITAERNRVPGIRAKFADHFYAREQSMMTDYFRGFALAGLVKTPDPRETARLFAAGLIYIRLEHYVMGAAPSPRPKVIEAIERYLAFFLSLIAADGGTDDNKKRKTKGETRGKAAPD, from the coding sequence ATGGCTCTCACCACCTCCAGCGCGGCGGAAGCGGCTGCGCCCACGACCCGCGAGCGCATTCTCACCGAGGCGCTCAACCTGTTCGCGCAGAGCGGCTATGGCGGCGCCTCGATGCGCGAGCTGGCACGCCGCGTCGGCATCCGCGAGAGCAGCCTGTACAATCATTTCGCCGGCAAGGCCGCGATCCTGGAAGCGATCGTCAGTGAGCACGGCCCGGCAAGCTCCGCGAGCCGGCTGGAGGAGCCGCGCTACAAGCAGCTCGCGCGCCAGCCCGCCGCGTTCTGCCGGCAGTTCGCACTGGACCTCGTCGAGCAATGGTCCGACCCGCGCGAGCACCAGTTCCAGAAGGTCATCACGGCCGAGCGTAATCGCGTGCCCGGCATCCGCGCCAAGTTCGCCGATCATTTCTATGCGCGCGAGCAGAGCATGATGACGGACTATTTTCGCGGCTTTGCGCTCGCCGGCCTGGTCAAGACGCCGGATCCGCGCGAGACCGCCCGGTTGTTCGCCGCCGGCCTCATCTATATCCGCCTCGAACATTACGTGATGGGCGCGGCGCCGTCGCCGCGGCCGAAGGTGATCGAGGCGATCGAGCGCTATCTCGCCTTCTTCCTGTCGCTGATCGCGGCGGATGGCGGGACCGACGACAACAAGAAACGAAAAACCAAGGGAGAAACGCGTGGCAAGGCTGCCCCTGATTGA
- a CDS encoding MBL fold metallo-hydrolase gives MRQVTIGSMRVDLVSEIPSLAFDRKWLFANVTDEVIAANRDWLDHRYIEPETGRFILSHHSYLVRTPRWTAIVDTCCGNHKKRPRVPVWNDLNQPYLENLQALGVAPEQVDFVMCTHLHVDHVGWNTRLIDGSWVPTFPNARYLMGREEYRHFETVHKAGPKSPVNHGSFEDSVLPVVAAGLAEFVETDHHLFGDRDAALRFAPAPGHTAGNMPIHLNGGHDHAVMSGDVIHHPIQCAAPWLSNAADVDPAAAVATRMALLEELADTPSYLLTGHFPSPTAGRVTRHGDAYRFRFWE, from the coding sequence ATGCGGCAGGTGACGATCGGCAGTATGCGGGTTGACCTCGTCAGCGAGATCCCTTCGCTTGCCTTCGACAGAAAGTGGCTGTTCGCCAATGTCACCGACGAGGTGATTGCGGCGAACCGCGACTGGCTCGATCATCGCTATATCGAGCCCGAGACCGGCCGCTTTATCCTCAGCCATCACTCCTACCTGGTTCGCACGCCGCGCTGGACCGCGATCGTCGACACCTGCTGCGGCAATCACAAGAAGCGGCCGCGCGTGCCGGTGTGGAACGACCTCAACCAGCCGTATCTGGAAAACCTGCAGGCGTTGGGCGTTGCGCCCGAACAGGTCGACTTCGTGATGTGCACGCACCTGCATGTCGATCACGTCGGCTGGAATACGCGCCTCATCGACGGAAGCTGGGTGCCGACCTTCCCCAATGCGCGCTATCTGATGGGGCGCGAGGAGTACCGGCATTTTGAGACCGTACACAAGGCGGGGCCGAAGAGCCCGGTGAACCACGGCTCGTTCGAGGACTCCGTGCTGCCGGTGGTTGCGGCCGGCCTTGCCGAATTCGTCGAGACCGATCATCACCTGTTTGGCGATCGCGACGCTGCCTTGCGCTTCGCGCCGGCGCCGGGCCACACCGCCGGCAACATGCCGATCCATCTCAACGGCGGCCACGATCACGCGGTCATGTCGGGCGACGTAATCCATCATCCGATCCAGTGCGCGGCGCCGTGGCTCTCGAATGCCGCCGATGTCGATCCGGCGGCCGCCGTCGCGACCCGGATGGCGCTGCTGGAAGAGCTCGCGGATACGCCGAGCTATCTGCTCACCGGCCATTTTCCGTCGCCGACTGCGGGACGCGTGACCCGACACGGAGACGCCTACAGATTTCGTTTTTGGGAATAG
- a CDS encoding CoA transferase: MAPTGPLSGIRVLDLTSVLFGPYAAQMLGDWGADVIKIEPPSGDTWRYTGVFRNRGMSGQFMAVNRNKRSLALDLKHPDGKAALAKLIPTVDALVTNVRPAAMARLGFGYGDCAKLNPRLIYAAATGFGQDGPWAARPAFDEIIQAASGLASSIGSDEEPEFVPSLIGDKICAMAMVGAVSAALFRRERTGQGQMVEVPMLETIAGFNSIEMLGGHAFDPPIGPTGYKRMKNRRPVKTKDGWLTMLPYSGDNWCAFFEAVGRPELSDELGVRDPVLRSQNIDKIYDRMSEIGPTRTTAEWEELLLQLDVPHTAFAKLTEIGDQQHLAAVGLFADIDHPTEGKIRQARPATKFSESPAGIHRMAPRLGEHSREVLREAGLSDAEIEALVANKAVGAP, translated from the coding sequence ATGGCACCAACCGGCCCCCTCAGCGGAATCCGTGTTCTCGATCTGACGAGCGTGCTGTTCGGTCCCTATGCCGCACAGATGCTCGGGGATTGGGGTGCCGACGTCATCAAGATCGAGCCGCCGTCGGGCGACACCTGGCGCTATACCGGCGTGTTTAGGAATCGCGGCATGAGCGGCCAGTTCATGGCGGTCAACCGCAACAAGCGCAGCCTTGCGCTTGATCTCAAGCATCCTGACGGCAAGGCGGCACTGGCGAAGCTGATCCCGACGGTCGATGCGCTCGTCACCAATGTGCGGCCGGCCGCAATGGCGCGGCTCGGCTTCGGTTATGGAGACTGCGCAAAGCTCAACCCGCGGCTGATCTATGCGGCCGCGACCGGTTTTGGCCAGGACGGTCCGTGGGCCGCGCGGCCCGCCTTCGACGAGATCATCCAGGCGGCATCGGGCCTCGCATCATCGATCGGATCCGACGAGGAGCCGGAATTCGTTCCGAGCCTGATCGGCGACAAGATCTGCGCCATGGCGATGGTCGGTGCGGTGTCGGCCGCCCTGTTCCGGCGCGAGCGCACGGGCCAGGGCCAGATGGTCGAGGTGCCGATGCTGGAGACGATTGCGGGCTTCAACAGCATCGAGATGCTGGGCGGACACGCCTTCGATCCGCCGATCGGCCCGACCGGCTACAAGCGCATGAAAAACCGGCGTCCGGTGAAGACCAAGGATGGCTGGCTGACGATGCTGCCGTATTCCGGGGACAATTGGTGTGCCTTTTTCGAGGCCGTCGGCCGGCCCGAGTTGAGCGACGAGCTCGGCGTGCGCGATCCCGTGCTGCGCTCGCAAAACATCGACAAGATCTACGACCGCATGAGCGAGATCGGGCCGACCCGCACCACGGCGGAGTGGGAGGAGCTATTGCTGCAGCTGGACGTGCCGCACACCGCCTTTGCCAAATTGACCGAGATCGGCGATCAGCAGCATCTCGCGGCCGTCGGACTGTTTGCGGATATCGATCATCCGACCGAGGGGAAGATTCGCCAGGCACGTCCGGCGACAAAATTTTCGGAGAGCCCGGCCGGCATCCACCGCATGGCACCGCGCCTGGGCGAGCATTCGCGCGAGGTGCTGCGCGAGGCCGGCCTGAGCGACGCCGAGATCGAAGCGCTCGTCGCAAACAAGGCCGTTGGCGCGCCATAA